Within Myxococcus fulvus, the genomic segment GATGACGGGTGGAAGGCCGCGTCGCTCGCGGGGGCCGCGGAGGTGGCCCAGGGCGCCGAGGCCGAGCGGGATGCGAATGACCGCGTGCGGACGGACGCGGGGGCGTCGGATGAGGACCACATCTCCACGGGGGTGCAGGTCTCCGCGCCGATGGGCAAGGGGCGTGGGTGGTTGGTGGGAGTCATGGCGGCGGGGGCCGTGCTCGTGGTGGGTGGCGGCCTTGTGTTGGCCACGCGCGAGGAGTCTCCGAAGTTCGTGAACCCGCCGCCGCTGCCTGTCGCGACGAAGCGCGAGCCGGTGAAGGCACCGGGGCGAGAGGGCGTGGCCCAGGTTACGAAGTCACCCGAGGCGGCTCCGGTGGGGACTCCGCCCTCGGGCGCACAGGCTCCGGTCCCACAGCCCTCCGGAGAGCCGGCGGCGAATCCGGTGGAGGTCGCGAAGGGGAGTGGTGGGGCGGAGGCGAAGCCTTCCGTGGTGGAGCACGCGGGTGGGGCGAGCGCCGCGCGAGCTCCTGTTTCGCCCGTGCCGGCGGGACAGGATGCGTCGGCGCGTCAGGGGGCGGCGAGCCCCGTGGGACAGAAGCCCTCGCAGATTCCCGTGTTCGAAGCCAAGCAGGAGGCGAAGCCCACTGCCCGTGCGAAGCCTCCGGCGCGTGTGGGCAAGGGGACGCTGGAGTTCCGCGTCCGGCCCTATGCCGTCGTCACGCTGAATGACCACGAGTTGGGGCCGACGCCGTTCGCCCCCAAGGAAGTCCCTGCGGGAAAGCACCGCATCAAGCTCCACAACCCAGACCTCCACAAGACACAACACGTCACCGTGGAGGTCGGGGCAGGGGAGACGAAGGTCATCAAGCACAACTTCGAGGCGGAATAGACTCACGTTGGCGCTGGGGTGGTCGTGCCTGAGATGATAGCGCTGCTCGCCCCAGCGTGGGACTGTGTCATTTCATGGAGTGCTCAGACGCTGAGCCCACGGTTCAGGGCCAGTTGGGCCAGTGAATCACGCGTCCATTGGCCCCCACAGCCCAGAGGTCATCGGGTCCCGTGCCTGTGATGGCATGAAGGGCCTCAGTTCCTGAGTAGATCGTCTGCCAGTTCGTGCCGTCGAACCGGAAGATCTTGCCATGAGCAGAGGTTGCATAGGCGGAGTTCGGGCCGAATGCGATGATGGCGAGGAGGATGTCCTGGGGATCAGGAGAGGGCAACTTGGTCCATGCTTGGCCATCCCATCGCAGTACTGTTCCCTCGCCTCCCACGGCGAAGCCGCAGGTGTTGCTTGCTATCCAGACATCCCGAAAAATATATGCGTTCGTGGCCGGGATGGCTTCGGGCAGCCACGTTTGATCTTGTGGCCGATAGCGATGGATGATCGGGTTCCCCGCTCCGCCGACCGCGAAGAGTGTATCTTGGCTCGCGCCGTGAACGGAGAACGTGCCCACCAGTTTGTCGGATGGGTTGCTGTACGTCAGCGAACTCCCTCCATCCCAAGTAAAGGTTCCTCCAGGAGGGATAGGGCTTCCTCCGGTGGCCGCTCCATACAATGTGAGCGGTCCGGGGGTGGGCAGTCCGAATAACCCCCGGACGGTCGCATCCACCTCATGGACGGCGACGCAGTTGCCGTCGCTCACTGTTTGATATCCTAGAAGACCCTGTTTCGAGGCGAGCCACGCCTGCCCCGTGCTGGGGTCAGCCCAGAGGCCCGTCCATATCTCGTTCGTTGATCCACAACTCACCTCCGAGAAGATGCTGAAGTCCGAAGTCCCCGGGGTGAGTCGTGCCCTCCTGTTCTGCCCGCCGCCAATCCAGACTCCCCCTCGCGTCCAGGAGGAGGCCGAGTGCCAATCAGAGACGGCGCCATGGTACACCGTCCTGGCCACCCAGGAGGGCGCCACGCCTCCCGGACAACGGCTGACGTTCTCCGCCAGTCCATCGCAGTCATTGTCCGCCTCGTCGCAGATTTCGGTGGCGCCAGGATGGGTATAGGGATTGCCATCGTTGCAATCGCCGCCCAGGAGCACATGGCGGTTCGTTGGATGGGTACACGCAAGCACGGGATTCGTAGCGCCTCCGTATCCATCGCCGTCCTCATCCAGATACCAAGTTGTGGGTGAGCCTGGAGCAACGCAGGCGACGCTGCTCTGGCTCACACACTGAACCGTGCCCATGCATACGGAATCCTGATTCTGGCAGGATGCGCCGAGTGACGGAAAGCTCTCATCGATGTGTCCGTCGCAGTTCTCGTCCTGCCCGTTGCAGCGCTCAATCGCACGGCGATTGATGAGGGCGTCGTTGTCGTTACAGTCGGTGCCACCTGTCTCGCGGGCGACAAAGCCGTCGCCGTCCGTATCTCTGGCATCGAACTCCAGCCTGGCCCTGGCCACCTTGCCGATACCAAGCGTAAGCTCTGCTTTCTGGACCTCTACTACCGGGCCATCACAGCTCTCCTCGAATATGCGGGCTTCAATTTCGAGGGCAGGGCTCCATCCTGCACGAGGCAATATCGTTACATGGACTGCGTCAGGTCGGGAATGCCAATACTCGAGATTGTACCAGACTTCTTCCAGTCTCTCCTGGTCTCGGGCAACGAGGCGCATGCATGCTGGTGTGAATCCGGCGCTCGACACGGTGACGTTGGCGTATCGACAGCCCATGCCGTCACCCAAGATGACGTCGGCAGGGGACCCCTCAAATATACGGGAAGGATCGACGACACGGTCGCACTCTGTATCGAGTTCCTTGAGGTCTGGCACCATGCACGAGGTGGCGAAGAAAAGGAACGGCAAGGTCTGGCCCTTCATTGTAGCCCGTCCTGAATCTGCTCCGAAGGGGCAGTGAGATACAGGATGACGGCTCCCGTAACGGAGGCCACCGCGAGACCGAACAGGACGTTGGCTGTGATGACCTCTCCTCGGGCTGAACCCAGGTGTTGTCGTTGGGCGTCCAGAGAAGAAGCTTCGCGGGCGTTCTGGATACTTCCGCGCGAGATCACCCCAAAATAACTACCTACGCTGGCGGACACGATTCCGACGCTCGCGATGGCCAGTGGAATGTGTGCCCTTGTCGCTCCCTTATTGGCTCGTATCGGGTAGACCGGAGGGGGCTCGCTGCGGGGCAGTGGACTACTTTGTGACAGCCCTGGAACTGTCTTCTCGAGAAGTGCGGGCCGGTCCGAGACTTCTGCGGACGCCCGGCCGGGCGGCGTCGTCGGTGGAAGACCGAGATCCTTCCGCACTTCTTTTCGCACTTCGTCGAAGTCGCGCTGCACCTTGGGGGAGACCTTGATGGGAAGGGACGCCTCGGGGCGAAGCATCAAGCCCTTTCGAAAGGCCGAGAGGGATTTCAGATGCTGGAGCAGGTCCGCCAGGACGATGCCCTCGTAGAGCAACGCATTGGCTCTCTGTTCATCTGTTCGTGCCAGTGTCTGAGCATCTGCGAGCGAGGCCAGCGCCAGTTCATACTCGAGGCGCTCATACAGTCGCGCCGCTCGGTCCAGTCGCTCATCGAACGTGCGGGCTACGAAACCGGCTGTCGTGACAGGCTCTCTTATTGGCAGTGCCTGGGCCCCGCCCGCGAGCGCGAGAGCAAGGCTCATGCAGTGGAGTTCATTGCCGAGCCTCTGTCCTCGAAGTCTGTTCATGCCTCGTCAGGGTAACAGGACATCAACGAGGCGCCGTCGGCCAGCCCTGGCCATGATAGCTCTCCAACACCTCCGCTATTAAAGTGATGAATCTGAGTCGAAGTTCGCGGGGTTCGATGACCGCGAATCCGTGTCCGACTGCACACAACAGGGCCCCCGAGATGGACTCACTCTCGAAGGGCTCTGCCCGCACCCTCTATTGAGTCGACGCTCAATCTCAATACACCTGTGTAACGGGCTTCTGTCCCCGCGTGGTGTTCCCGTGCGCGCGTACCGCACAGTCGTTCCCTCAGCACGAACCCGAAGAGACGCAGACAGTCGAAGTCTGCTCCGGGGCGCATTGGTACGTGCCCGCGCATTGGGTGTTGGCGTCCAGGCACGCGGAGCCGAGATTGGGGTAGCCCTCGTCCCGGATGTTGTCGCAGTTGTTGTCCCTGCCATCGCACCACTCGGTGGCGCCTGGGTAGACGTTGGGCGCGTTGTCATTACAGTCCTGGTTGTTCGGAACGTAGCCCGTCGGCGGTGTGCCGCACATGCTGATGCCCATGCCCGCGCCATAGCCATCCCTGTCCACATCGGGATAGACCAGCCGCCCGGAGGTCGAGGCGTAGCACCCCTGTGAGAGGGCTTCCGGGTCGCATTGGTAGGCGCCCACGCAGCCGTTGCTCGCGGTGCAGGACTTGCCCAGGTTGAACTCGGCTTCGTCGCCGATGCCGTCGCAGTTGTCATCCTGGCCATTGCACAGCTCTGGTGCGCCCGGGAAGACGGCGGCCGAATCGTCCCGGCAGTCGGAGCCTCCAAAATTCCTGGCGACGAACCCGTCGTTGTCGGCATCTCGGCCATCGAGGGCCAGTGAGACCGGGACCGCCTGCCCGGCGATCGCGGTGACGCCCCGGAGCAAGAGGCCGATCTGGACTCCGTCGTTACAGCTCTGTTCGAACGAGCGGACCGTGATGGAGAGCTCAGGGGCCCACGAATCGGGAGGGAGGAACGCCACGCGGAGGTCCGTCACCTGGCTCTCGCGGAGACCGGTCAGCTCCGCGACGAACTCCTCGCCACTCATGGCGTCCATCGCACGGAACTGCACACAGCCTGGCGTGAAGCCGATAAGCGCGGTGGAGGTGGTCACCACTCGACAACCCGAGCCGGCGCCCAGCACTGCATGCGCAGGGCCTCCTTCGAACAGATGAGTCGGGTCGAGCTTCTTGTCGCAGTCCGAGTTGAGCTCGACGAGGCTCGGCACGGAGCAGGAGGTGGCGAACAGCAGGAACAGGATGGATGCACGTCTCATGGCTGCGCGACCTCGTCACTCTCCGAGGGACTGGTGAGATACAGGATGACGGCGCTCGTCACGGAGGCTGCTGCGAGGCCGAACAGGAGATTGGCCGCGAGGGCCTCGCCTCGGGCTGAATCCAGATTCTCGCGCTGAGAATCCAGCGTGGTGGCTTTCCGAGCCTCCTTGACGTTGCCGCGCGACAGCAGTCCGAAGACACCACCGACGCCCGCTGTCAGCGCGCCGACGCCCGCGAAGGTCAACGGGAGCGCGCGGACCTTCGTCGGGGATTCCTTCGTGGGCACCAGGACGGCGTCGAGCCCGGGATGCGAGGACCGTGGAGTCGCCGGTGACAGGTTCGACGGGCGCTCCGGTCGGTCCGAGTCGGTGACGGGGGCGCGAGCCGTCCCGAGGGGCAGGCCGAGCTTGCCTCGCACCTCGTCCCTCAGATTCTCGAAGTCGCGCTGCACCTTGGGAGACACCTTGATGGGGAGCAGGACCTCCGGCTGCAACAGCAAGCCCTGTCGGAAGGCCGCGCGGGATTGTTGCTGCTGGCGAAGGTCCGCCAGGACGATGCCCTCGTAAATCAAGGCGTCGGCCCGTTCATCATCCGTTCTCGCCAACGCCTTGGCATCCGCGAGCGAGGCCAGGGCCTGCTCATATTCGAGCTCGTCGTAGAGTCGCGCCGCCCACTGCATCCGCTCCTGGAAGGGGCGGGTGGCGTCCACCCGCGTCGTCGCTGCTGGAGCCGTCACTGGCTGCGCTTGGGCTCCCCCCGCGAGGGCGCACGCGAGGCCCATGCAACAGATGTTGTTGAAGCACCCCCAACCTCGATGCTTGCTCATGTCCCTGGGAGCCTAACATGACTCCCAGCGGTGCTTCCCCGATTCGCGTCCAGCCCGCCCTGCGTCTTCCTGCAATCCGGTGTGGTCCCCTGGGCGCGCCGTCCCTATCCGGCCAGCCGTGGCTTCGACTTCAAGAAAGGGATTTTGAGGGCCGCTCGCTGACGGATGGAAAGAGCGTATTCGGTCCAGGACGCCTGACATTCAGCGCACAGCTTCACCCCGCCGAAGTCGCCTGGCGCATCCGCTCCGTAGGAGTCCCGGAACGCATACCTGGGGCACCTGTCCTGGTCGGCCGCGATGAGTATGTCCGCGAAGCCAGGGAACAGAAGGCGTTCGCGGTCTCTCAGGACCCGCTCGTATCGCTCCTGCTCTGCCCGGAGGTCCCCTTCGCTGTCCATCCGGTGCCACAGCTTGGCATTCTCCCGGGCCTGGTCGGCGTGCCATTTCGTGTACGGCAATCCGATCTGGAGGTCGTCTTCGACGAACCGGTACCGATCCATCATCATGTGGACCGGCCCACCCACGGGACGGACGAAGTTGAATGCCTGCTGGCGTCCCGGCTCATCCGATCCTTGCAGCTCCAGCTCCCAGAGGACGTCTCGGTAGGCGTGGAAGAGCTGGGTCCTCGCCGCGGGAGCGACATAGGCAAAAGTGCTGCAAATCTCGGCTTCGGCGCGGTGAGGTCATCCTCGAGCTCAGCTGGGAAGAAGTACTTTTCCGCCATGGCGAGCTCCTTCTGCGTGGGATGGGCCGGCACGCGCCCTCCGGTGCGGGCAACACTGGCGCCGTCCGACCCTGCTTGAATCCCTCTTCAATGGCTTTCATTTCCGTGGGGGCTGGCGCGTCATCGACGATTCAAGGGGCTGTTGACCACCGGACTGGAGCCGTTGCCCGCAGCGGGAGGCGCCTCGGCTGTCTTGTCAGACCTTGTCGCGATGGGCTTCCAGCACCGACTTCGCCAGGGCGATGAACCGCATCCGGAGCGCCTGGGGCGCCAGGACCTCGAAGCCCTGGCCCACCGCGCACAGTTGGTCCAGCGCGATGGACTCACGCTCGAAGTCGACGGTGACTGTCTTTCGACCGGGGGCGGGCTCCCCTGCGTCGAACCGGACGCCTTCCCCCGGTGGGCGGATTCGCCGGAGCGCGCCCTCGGCCTCCGGCGTCAATCGCAGCGTCACCTCGTACTGGGCCCGCTTCTCCGCGAAGCGCGCGCACCACTCCTTCCAGAACGCGGGCAGGTCGAACCGCGCGGGGCGCTCGAAGGTCTCCGCCCGCACCTTCACGCCGTCGATGCGCGAGCCCCGGTACACCCGCGTGCCGGCCTCCGTCCCCGCGACCAGGTACCAACGGTCCGCCTTCAGCACGAGCGCGTACGGCTCCACCTCTCTGCGTCCGCGCTTCCCATCGAAGTCCCGGTACATCAGCGACACCCGCCGGTTCTCCCACGCCGCCTCGCGCAGCTCCTCCAGATGGGGCACCGCCTCGCGCTCCGCGAACCAACCCGATGCGTCCACGTGCAGCCGCTGCCGCGCGTACTCCAGCGCCGGCTGCTGCAACGCGGGCAGCGCCGCCGCCAGCTTCACCAGCCCACTGCGCAGGGGCGCGCTCAACCCGATGTCCCCCAAGCCCCCCGGCGTCGCGCTCATCGCCGCCAACGCGTGCAGCTCCGCGCGCGTCAGGCCCGTCAGCTGCGTCTTCCATCCTTCGAGGAGCGCCACGCCGCCTTCCGAGCCGCGCGTCGCGTACACGGGCACGCCGGAGGCAGACAAGGCGTCGAGGTCTCGATGGATGGTCCGCGCGGAGACCTGGAGCTCACGCGCCAGCTCGCCCGCGGTCAGCTTCGGGCGGCTCTGCAACAGCATCATCAGGCTGACGAGTCGGTCGGCGCGCATCTTGAGACCTCCGCCGTGAACGGTACGGAACCAACATGACAGAGGTTGTCATATTGCCCCCCGTACGGTGTGCCTCATCGCCGGCCACCCCGGTCGGTCCGTGAGGAGACACCCATGAAGAAGCCGCTCGAAGGCCGCATCGCCCTGGTCGCCGGCGCCACCCGAGGCGCGGGGCGCGGAATCGCCACCCGACTGGGCGAGGCCGGCGCCACCGTCTACTGCACCGGCCGCAGCGTCCGGGGCCGTCCCGCCTCGGGCGACTCGCGCCCGGAGACCGTCGAGGAGACCGCTGAACAAGTCACCGCGCTCGGCGGCCACGGCATCCCCGTGCGCTGCGACCACACCGTGGAGGAGGAGGTCATCTCCCTGTGCGAGCGCATCCAGAAGGAGCAGGGACGCCTGGACCTCCTGGTCAACGACATCTGGGGCTGCGACAGGCTCACCCACTTCGGCCAGCCCTTCTGGAAGCAGTCCATCCCGGATGCTCGCGTCATGCTGGAGCGCGCCGTCCTCACGCACGTCATCACCAGCCGCCACGCCGTCCCCCTCATGCTCCCGCGCAACCAGGGGCTCATCGTCGAAATCACCGACGGGGACCACTTCGCCTACCGCGGCCACGTCCTCTATGACGTGCTGAAGATGGCCGTCATCCGGCTCGCCTTCGCCATGTCCCGGGACTTGCGCCGCACGGGCATCACCGCGCTCGCCGTGACGCCGGGCTTCCTGCGCTCCGAGGAGATGCTCGAGCACTTCGGCGTCACCGAGGCCAACTGGCGCGACGGCACGAAGGTGGACCCGGACTTCATCGCCTCGGAGACGCCCGCCTATGTGGGCCGCGCCGTCGCCGCGCTCGCCGCCGACCCCAACGTCGCCTCCAAGGCCGGCCGCGTCCACAGCTCCTGGGCCCTGGCCCGCGAATACGGCTTCACCGATGTGGACGGCTCCCAGCCGCACTGGGTGGATCACTTCACTCGCACCCACGGGCTGCCTTACCCCGTCGCCGATGAGGCCCGGTACGCCACCTGGGGTCAGAGCCCCATCGAGGCCCTCCGTCCCAACTGGCCGGAATCCTGAGCCTCATCCTCAAGCTCGCGCACCTGTGCCCACATGTGCGCGAGCCTCGCGGCCGCTCACCGGGGCCTGGCGACCGACCAGGGGCCGGGGGTGACGGTTGGGCCACGCTGGCGTGGACGCGGCGCGGTGTCGCCGGTAGGGTGCGCGGCTCGAATGGAACGCCCCCTAGTGGTTTCCGCCCTCGAAAATCAGGTCAAGGCCCGGCCCATGCCGCGCCACGTGGGCATCATCATGGATGGCAACGGTCGGTGGGCGGAGTCGCGGGGTCTGGACCGACTGGAGGGGCACCGCGAGGGTAGCGCCAGTGTGCGTGAGGTGACCCGCACCGCCCGCCGCCTGGGCATCCAGGCCCTGACCCTCTACGCCTTCTCCTCGCAGAACTGGGCCCGCCCCGCCGAGGAGGTCGCCGGCCTGATGGACCTCCTGCGCGACTACCTGGAGCGCGAGCGCGCCGAGATCCTCGACAACGGCATCCGACTCAACGCGGTGGGGGACGTGGACCGGCTGCCCCGGTTCGTGAAGGATCCGCTCGAGCGGCTCATCGCCGACTCCCGCCACAACACGGGGATGGTGCTGTCCCTGGCGCTGTCCTACGGCGGACGGGAGGAGATCCTCCGCGCCGCCCAGCGGATGGCCCAGGCCATCACCCGCGGGGAGCTGGTGGCGGACCGCGTCGAGGAGGCCGACTTCGAGTCCTTCCTCTGGACCAACGGCCTGCCGCCCCTGGACCTGATGGTGCGGACCAGCGGCGAGCTGCGCGTGTCCAACTTCCTGCTCTGGCAGATGGCGTACGCGGAGCTGTGCTTTACCGACGCGCTCTGGCCGGACTTCCGCACCGACGAGTTCCTGCGCTGCGTGTCGCAGTACCAGCAGCGTGAGCGGCGCTTCGGATTGACGACGGCGCAGGTGAAGCGGGAAGACCCCCCTCAGCGGGCCAAGGCGTGAACGACAAGAACAAGAACCTCGTCATCCGCATCGTGACGGCGCTGACGCTCCTGCCGTTGGTGCTGGTGCTGCTCTTCCTGGGCGGCGTGTGGAGCGCGGGCCTGCTCGGCCTTGCCGCCGCCGCGTGCGTGGGCGAGTACTACCTCATCGTGCAGAAGCGGCTGAACGGGGCCGCGTGGGTGGGCATGGCCTTCGCGGCGGTGCTGCCCTTCCTGCCGTTGAGGGACGCGGCGCGCACGGGTGAGACGGCCTTCTGGCTCACCATCGTCTTCGCGTTCTTCGCGTGGATCTTCCACCTGTTCAAGGGCCCGCTCGCCGAGGCCCCCACGCGCACGGCCCACCTGGTCAACGGCTTCCTGTACGGCGCCGTGGGCCTCACCGCGCTGTCGGCGCTGCGCCTGCTCCCGGACCACGGCCTCGCGTGGGTCATCTGCGCGCTGACGATTACCTGGGCCAACGACACCGCCGCCTACTTCTTCGGCCGCTTCATGGGGCGCCACAAGCTCTACCCCGAGGTGAGCCCGAACAAGACGTGGGAGGGCTTCTTCGGCGGCATGCTCGGCTCGGTGGGCGGCATGTTCATCGCCCGGGGCTTCTTCTTCCCCGTCTTCACCGTGTGGGACTGCATCATCCTGGGCATCGCCGGAGGCCTCTTGGGCCCCGTCGGTGACTTGTGCGAGTCGATGCTCAAGCGGGCGTACGGCGTGAAGGACTCGGGGTTCCTCATCCCGGGGCACGGCGGGGTGTTGGACCGCATCGACGCCTTGCTCTTCAACGCACCCCTGGTGTTCGTCTACGTGCAGTTCGTGCGAGGGCTCCTGCCGTAGAAGCGTGAGATTTCGCTCGGCTGGCTGGCTGGCGGCCCCCGATGTGCGTTGTCCGTCCGGGGGTACACGATTACTCTTGCCGCCATGCCCTCACTTCAGAACCTGGGGTTCTTCATCCTGCTGCTCGGCGTGCTCGTGACAGTGCACGAGCTCGGCCATTTCCTCGTGGCGAAGGCCTGCGGGGTGAAGGTCCTCAAGTTCTCCATCGGCTTCGGGCCCAAGCTCATCGGCTTCATCAAGGGTGAGACCGAGTATCAGATCGCCATCCTGCCGCTGGGCGGCTACGTGAAGATGGCGGGCGACCTGCCCCACGAGGAGCTCAGCCCGGAAGAGGCGAAGCGGGGCTTTTTGGCGCAGCCGCCGTGGAAGCGCGGGCTCATCGTCCTGGCGGGGCCGGCCTTCAACCTCATCTTCCCCGTGCTGGTCTATTTCTTCGTCTTCCTGGGGCCGCACCAGGCCACGTCCACCCTGGTGGGCTTCGTGGAGCCGGGCAGCCCGGCGGAGCTGTCCGGCATGCGCCCCGGTGACCGTGTCCTGTCGGTGGAGGGCGAGTCGGTTCGCACCTTCGACGACATGCGGGAGACCTTCGTGGGGCGCTTCGAGCGGCCCATCCCCATCGTCGTGGACCGGGGCGGCCAGCCGGTGACGCTGACGGTGACGCCGAAGAAGAGCACGGAGACGTCGCCCATCGACACGGTGGAGCGGGGCCTCATCGGCGTGGCGCCGGTGTCCAAGCCCCCCTTGGTGGGCGTTCGCGCGGGCTCGCCGGCCGAGGCCGCGGGTCTGCGCACCTTCGACCGGGTGCTGAGCGTCAATGGCGTGCACGTGCCGGACGAGGCGCGGCTGTACCAGGAGCTGGGCCGGCACCCGGAGGGCGAGCCGCTGAAGCTGGTGGTGCGGCGCATGTCCACGGTGGAGGCCGGCGTGGTGACGGGCCAGGTGTCCAACGTGGTGGAGGTGACGGTGCCCCGGCAGCCGGGCGTGGGCCTGGCGGCGGTGGGCGCGGAGCCCGCGGACACGTACGTCGCGATGGTGGCCCCCGGCAGCGTGGCGCAGAAGGCGGGCCTTTCGCCCGGAGACCTCATCGTCGCGTTCAACGGCAAGCCCGTGCAGTCGCTGCGGATGATGGAGAACGAGCTCACCGAGCTCAAGGACCAGCCCTTCACGCTGACGTGGCGCGACGCGAAGGGCGGCGAGCACACCGAGAAGCTGGCGCAGGCGCCGCTCAAGAGCGAGGACGCGATGGGGCAGGAGACCTCGCGGCTGGCGCTGGGCGCGCGCGGCTGGGCGCTGATGGACGCGGACGCGCCGAAGGTGGACGAGGTGACGGTGCACCTGGGGCCCGCCGCCGCGTTCAAGCAGGCCGCCGTCGTGGTGCCGAAGATTGTCGGGCAGATGGTGAAGGTGCTCGCGGGGCTCTTCACGCGCGACGTGCCGCTGTCCTCGGTGGGCGGTCCCATCATGATGTACCAGCTGGCGGCGAAGAGCGCCGAGCAGGGGCTCGACTCGTTCCTGCACCTGATGGCCATCATCTCCATCAACCTGGGCGTGATGAACCTCTTGCCCATTCCCGTGCTGGATGGCTTCGCGCTCCTGTCCGCGGCGTGGGAGGGCATCCGCCGGCGCCCCATCCCGACGCGGGTCCGCGAGGCCGCCAACATGGTGGGCCTGGCGCTGCTCTTCCTGCTCATGCTGCTCGTCTTCACCAACGACATCACCCGCTAGAGGCCCCATGCGCGCGAGCACCGTCGTCCTCCTGCTGGCGCTGGGCTTCTCCACCGCGTGCGCTTCGCGCGCGGCGAAGCCGGACCCGCGCGACGAGGAGACCCGGACGCGCTCCGGGTCGACTCCCGGCGTGACGCGGCGCGAGCAGATGCCGCGCTCCTATCTGGGCGAGGGGCTGGCGTCGTTCTACGGCCCCGGGCTGCACGGCCGTCCCACCGCGAGCGGGGAGCGCTTCAACCAGAACGCGCTCACGGCCGCGCACCGCAAGGCGCGCTTCGGCTCCTGCATGAAGGTGGTCAACATGGAGAACGGCCGCTCCGTGCAGGTGCGCATCAATGACCGGGGGCCCTTCGTGGAGGGCCGCATCATCGACGTGTCCAAGGCCGCCGCGTCCAAGCTGGGGATGCTGGACAAGGGCGTGGTGCGCGTGCGGCTGTATCGCTGCCCCGATGACACCGTGTCGGAGATTCCCCAAGCAATGTGGGCCGCGCCGGTGTAGGGAGCGCCCATGTTCCTCGCGCTGGACACCTCCACGCTGACGATGTCGCTCGCCCTGGTGGAGCGGGGGCCGGACGGCGTGCGCGTCGTGGAGCACCAGGTGGTGCGTCCGCCCATCAAACAGAGCGAGGCCCTGCCGGGTGTCGTGGGCGAGCTGCTCGCGCGGCACGACGTGAAGCTCGCGGCGCTGGAGGGGCTGGTGGTGGGCCTGGGGCCCGGCTCGTTCACGGGGCTGCGCATCGGCCTGGCCACGGTGAAGTCGCTGGCGTACGCGGCGGGCCTCAAGGTGGCGGGCGCGTCGTCGCTGGCGGCGGTGGCGATGGAGGGGCCCGAGGACGTGCCGCTCTTCGTGCTGGCCGTGGCGCGAAAGGATGACCTGTACCTGGGCGCCTACGGGCGGCGCGGCGGGACGGTGGAGGCGCTGGAGCCGGAGACCGCCATGTCGCCCCAGGAGGTGGCCCAGCGCATGGCCGCCGAGCCCCGCGCGGTGGCGCTGGGCCCCGCGCTGGTGGACTACCGCGCGGCGCTCGAGTCCCACGGCGTGGCGCCCGAGCGGCTCTTGTCCGGGCACGACTTCCCGTCGGCGGTGGAGCTGGTGCGGCTTTCCCGCATGCCGGAGACCTTCTCGCTGGAGGCGCTCTTCTCCATGGAGCCGCACTACGTGCGCGCCTCCGAGCCGGAGCGCAATCCGAAGTTCCCTCCGCTGCCGGGGCCCGCGCCCACGGCGCGGCTGAAGGACGACTGA encodes:
- the tsaB gene encoding tRNA (adenosine(37)-N6)-threonylcarbamoyltransferase complex dimerization subunit type 1 TsaB, with product MFLALDTSTLTMSLALVERGPDGVRVVEHQVVRPPIKQSEALPGVVGELLARHDVKLAALEGLVVGLGPGSFTGLRIGLATVKSLAYAAGLKVAGASSLAAVAMEGPEDVPLFVLAVARKDDLYLGAYGRRGGTVEALEPETAMSPQEVAQRMAAEPRAVALGPALVDYRAALESHGVAPERLLSGHDFPSAVELVRLSRMPETFSLEALFSMEPHYVRASEPERNPKFPPLPGPAPTARLKDD
- the rseP gene encoding RIP metalloprotease RseP, with amino-acid sequence MPSLQNLGFFILLLGVLVTVHELGHFLVAKACGVKVLKFSIGFGPKLIGFIKGETEYQIAILPLGGYVKMAGDLPHEELSPEEAKRGFLAQPPWKRGLIVLAGPAFNLIFPVLVYFFVFLGPHQATSTLVGFVEPGSPAELSGMRPGDRVLSVEGESVRTFDDMRETFVGRFERPIPIVVDRGGQPVTLTVTPKKSTETSPIDTVERGLIGVAPVSKPPLVGVRAGSPAEAAGLRTFDRVLSVNGVHVPDEARLYQELGRHPEGEPLKLVVRRMSTVEAGVVTGQVSNVVEVTVPRQPGVGLAAVGAEPADTYVAMVAPGSVAQKAGLSPGDLIVAFNGKPVQSLRMMENELTELKDQPFTLTWRDAKGGEHTEKLAQAPLKSEDAMGQETSRLALGARGWALMDADAPKVDEVTVHLGPAAAFKQAAVVVPKIVGQMVKVLAGLFTRDVPLSSVGGPIMMYQLAAKSAEQGLDSFLHLMAIISINLGVMNLLPIPVLDGFALLSAAWEGIRRRPIPTRVREAANMVGLALLFLLMLLVFTNDITR
- a CDS encoding phosphatidate cytidylyltransferase is translated as MNDKNKNLVIRIVTALTLLPLVLVLLFLGGVWSAGLLGLAAAACVGEYYLIVQKRLNGAAWVGMAFAAVLPFLPLRDAARTGETAFWLTIVFAFFAWIFHLFKGPLAEAPTRTAHLVNGFLYGAVGLTALSALRLLPDHGLAWVICALTITWANDTAAYFFGRFMGRHKLYPEVSPNKTWEGFFGGMLGSVGGMFIARGFFFPVFTVWDCIILGIAGGLLGPVGDLCESMLKRAYGVKDSGFLIPGHGGVLDRIDALLFNAPLVFVYVQFVRGLLP
- a CDS encoding septal ring lytic transglycosylase RlpA family protein, translated to MRASTVVLLLALGFSTACASRAAKPDPRDEETRTRSGSTPGVTRREQMPRSYLGEGLASFYGPGLHGRPTASGERFNQNALTAAHRKARFGSCMKVVNMENGRSVQVRINDRGPFVEGRIIDVSKAAASKLGMLDKGVVRVRLYRCPDDTVSEIPQAMWAAPV
- a CDS encoding isoprenyl transferase produces the protein MERPLVVSALENQVKARPMPRHVGIIMDGNGRWAESRGLDRLEGHREGSASVREVTRTARRLGIQALTLYAFSSQNWARPAEEVAGLMDLLRDYLERERAEILDNGIRLNAVGDVDRLPRFVKDPLERLIADSRHNTGMVLSLALSYGGREEILRAAQRMAQAITRGELVADRVEEADFESFLWTNGLPPLDLMVRTSGELRVSNFLLWQMAYAELCFTDALWPDFRTDEFLRCVSQYQQRERRFGLTTAQVKREDPPQRAKA